CTTCCAGGATATTTATCACTTCATCTTTTTTATCACTTTTTTCGATCGAAAATCCTGAAGTAATTTTGGTCTTAGTAATAGACTTTGGTTCGAGTAAAATAAAGTTTTCTGGATCGGAATTCACCGCAATCGTAGGGTTCGAAGTGAACAGGATGATCTGCCTGAAGTCCTTATGTTTTATAATTATGGGGACTAAGAAATCCGATATATCTATGTTGTCTATACTCTCTTCAGGGGAGTCGATTATGACTGGGCCGAATCGGTCATTCATGATAATCATCATAATCATAACCGTTCTTTTCAGACTTCTTCTCAGTTTTTGAAATTCCATTCGTCTGGTTTCCCCTTTTTTCCAGTTTATATTCAGGAATAGCTTTAAGTGGCCATTTTTCTCTAGAAACAGAAGTTCCTCTTTTTTTGGATCGAGGAAACCAGAAGTTGTATATTTTTCATTGAATTTTTTAATACCCTCTTTTTTATCAACACCAAAGTTATTTACTAAAAATTCTTCCAGCTTTTTTCTCGATGCAATAATCTCGTTTATTCTATCAGGGTTATAAAAATTTACTTTAACAGGTGATTTTTGCCAATTGTCAATATTATCTTTTCTTAAAATTTTGCCGTCATCTGTACTCGTGAAGAGGAACGGATCATCACCGTTATTGTTTCTGGTAAAACATTTATAAGAGGATTTTGCATCTTTCATTATCTCTACAAATAGTTTAACCTTGCTGCCTGGTTTGATAAAATCTTTATTTACCGCACTTTTCATGGCTTGACATATATTGCTTTTGCCAGTCTCCTTTTTGCCGGTTATACAGTTTAAATGCCTGTTAAAGCGGACAAGTTGTTTACCAAACTGTTTGCTGTCAATTTCAACTCCATAAACAAACAGGCCGGATTGGACAGGGCTAAAGGTAGTTGAAATTCTCACCCTTGTGGAAGGATTGTGAATACAATTTTCCAGTCCTTCAAAAGAGGGTTCCGTCATTTTTACATAGGCATACCTTTTTCCAATGGTTTTGTAGTCATGTGCGTCTGATCCCTGAAAATAAGCGAGCGGCGTAAGATTTTTTTTTCTTCTTAATGAGTCAATCAAATTTTTTACACTTACTTTAAGTGTCTTGTCTAATTTAGAAAATTTTCCAGGGTTAACGATTTCTACTGCGGACAGGTTTTTATTGTAAAACACGTTTTTCATAGCACCACTTTTTAGTTTATATAATTGCAGTGTGGCCTGGTCACTACCATCTATATGGGCGAGGCATGGTATTCCTCCTTTCCTTTTGATCAAATTAACCGCATCAATTAGGCTCCGTTTTCCTACCTTGGGATTCTTCCCCCATTCTTCGATTTTAAATCCGATTTCATTGAGTAGTTGGCAGATAATAAAGTGGTTAGAACGGCGTGGTGTCGTGGGTGGAAAAACTGCAAGGATGTGTACACCCGTACAGCTTATTTCCACACTCGGTAAAATGGTTAATACTATTTTACCGGCCTTTTCATTTGCTTTTTGTGCAGCGTCGTCGATAATTTCGTACCATGTTGGCGCTGTTAAATCCATTGTCTTTTTTGTGGACTCAGGGTATGCCCATATCGTCCCAATGCTATTATGGTCGCTTATTGCTACGAGAGAAAGGTTTTCTTCAAGGAATCTTTGAATAATTTTTTCAGCAACTTCTCGTGAATTGAACAAAATATCATTCTGCTTCTGTTTTATATTCTTATAATACGTCTGTTCGTTGCCTTTTTTAGGAGGGTATTTAATATTGTAAGGATTAAAGTTGTACTTATTTCTCCCTCGGGCATCTTCTGATGCAGGGGTATGAAAATGAAGATCTGCTTTGAAAAACCTTGCTCCTATTGGGCGCTTACTCATTTCGAGAAAGCTTTTATTTATTTCATTTTCCAGTTTCATTGTGAAGTTTTTGGCAAAACAAAATTTATTATAATACGACGCCAGGGTCACAGAAAAACCAGGACGCGGATCTGTATATAAGGTAAAGACTGACTAAAAAAACCTTATTCTAATAATATAATAATGCCTCAATACTGTCTCCTTTAATAAACTAAGCAACTAAATATATTTATACTTTCCAAAGATGATTACAACTTAATAAAAATCAGAATGAAAATCAAAGAAAATAATACATATTTAGGAAAGCAGGAATTACGGAAGTGGGCCAATTGCAACTATCAGCAATATGTAGAAATGGCTAAATGTTTTTGCCAAATCCAATAAAATTGGACCAGCAATAGTTAGTTGTTTTGCCGGAATATACAAATGCGCTGAGAAATATGCTTGTGCTGATAATCAGGATGTTTTCATTATATCAGGATAAATATTCTCGTCTTTAACTACTTCATAAATAAATGGAATGCTGATTTTTAATGACATTATTGATGAGAAAATATAAGATATTGACTTATGGGAAATTTAAAAAAGCGCACGGCACACCCGCTCCCCGCCAGAATGCGGCGGGCTGATGCACGACTTTGGCCGAACGAGTAGCCTGATTGTGCATGGGTAGAGGTGCTTGTTTGCGATAGGAAGCGCCATCATGTGGGTCGGGGAGGTTTGTTCGCTGTCAGGGCGCTAATCAAAACAGGCCATGCGATAACTATTCCTTCGCAGATGATACTACAAGATCAGAAGAGAATGTTTATAGATGAGTAAGGTAAAAGCAAAACAAGGTTTTACAAATTATAAGATCAGGTTGGTGGTCCAGGCACTAATATTTGCAGCATTTATCTGTCTGTTGATATTTGCTGATCCTGTTGCTGAAAAGGATGGGATGGTAGATGTTTTTCTTCGCATGAGTCCGCTCTCTGCAATCGGTGCAATGGTGGCGGCAAAGGAGTTTATTTTAAGGTATTGGCCGGCTTTTATCATCTTGGCGGCTTCTCTGTTTCTCGGTCGTTTCTTCTGCGGCTGGGTATGTCCTCTCGGAACTACTCTTGATGTTACCGATGGTTTACTTAAAAAACAGAGAAAGAGAGTATCGCATAAGATTTATGATGGCAAAAGGCTGAAGTATTATATATTGGCCTTTCTCCTATTAAGCCTGTTTATAGGCCATCAGATGGTTGGCTGGTTTGATCCGATTAGTATTGCGACAAACGCGTACACTGTTGTTATCCATCCTTACTTCGTTTCGCTCATCAATTCACTTTTTAATTTTCTCCATAAAATTTATTTTATCAGTTTTGTAAGTGACCCTGTCCATGCTTTGTTAAAGGAGGCGTTATTCGCGTTGCACGCGCCGTTTTTCAGAGGTCATCTTGTTTTTCTCATAGTTTTATCTGTAATAATACTGTTGGGGCTGTTTTACAAGAGGTATTGGTGCAGGAACCTGTGTCCATTAGGGGCGCTGTTTGCTCTCTTGTCAGGTTGGTCGATCTTTAATCGTGTGGTGGGAGAAAGTGTTTGCGATAGTTGTGACAGGTGTAATGTTGATTGCAAGATGGGGGCTATAGATGAGACAGGAATGAAAACCCAGGCGGGCGAGTGTGTTCTATGCATGAAATGTCAGGAAATATGTCATACCAGTGCTGTCAGGTTTACGGGAAAACAACCGCCGGCGCAGGACATTCCGGTTAATTTGACAAAGAGGGGCTTTGTGGCTGCATGTGTTTCAAGTGCAGTTATTACACCTCTATTATCAATGAACTTTAGAAAGAAGAAGAACCAGGGTAATCTTGGGATTATACGCCCTCCAGGATCGGTTCCTGAAGATGAATTTCAGGCCAAGTGTGTAAGGTGTGGCGAGTGTATGAGGGTATGCAAGACAAATGGTCTGCACCCGACAATTTTGGAGGCAGGATTGAGTGGAGTGTGGACCCCGCAGCTGATGCCTCGGATCGGATATTGCGCGCATGATTGTGTGCTTTGTACAAAGGTGTGTCCTTCGGGGGCAATTACCAGGCTTTCTAAAGAGAAGAAGCAGCGTCTGGCAATAGGAAAAGCGAGAATAGACAGGAACAGGTGTATTCCGTGGGTAGGTTATGCGCGATTGCCGGATTTAGATAAGAGTTGGGAGGATGTCAGTTGCGGCGTGTGTGAAGAGGTCTGTCCTGTCCCAACAAAGGCGATCCATTTTAATACATATGTCCATGGTAATGGCAAAGAGATAAGAAGAGTGTATGTGAGAGAAGAATCCTGTATCGGATGCGGTTTTTGTGAGAAAGTCTGTCCTGTAAATGGACGTTCCGCAATAGTCGTTGAAGGGATACAGCCCCAGGTAATGACAAGGGAGATTGAAATAATTGAGAAGGAGATCTTTCCTGCTACTATTGACCAATGGAAAATGGAAGAGAGGTCAAAAGTATATGCCGGTAAAGACAAACTTTTTGAATACATTAATGGCGGTGCCGAAGTTTATTTGTCTTACTCATTTATTCAAGTATCAACAGCCATATATGTAAATAAGGATAGTGGCAGTTCTGTAAAAATTGATATCTGGGAGTTTGGTAGTTCCGATGATGCCTATGGTGTATTTGCAAAAGACAGAGCGGGGAAAGGCGTAAACATTGGTAACGAAGCCTCGTTATACGATAATTACCTGTGGGTCTGGAAAGAGAGATATTTCATAACTGTTGAGCCTTATAACGGTAGTGTCAGCCCTGATGATGTCACCTTTGTCGGGACTTCCGTTGCAGGTAATTTCCCTGCCGGTAAAGTTAGTTTGCCGTATATATTCAGGTATCTGCCTGAGTATGGATATGTCCAGGGGAGTTCAAGGTACTTTCATAAAAAGATAATCCTTGATAATTTATATATTTTTGGCCGGTTTATTGAAAAAAATGTATTTAACCTGAGCGTGCAGACAGATGCAGTAGTTGCAGGCTTTAAGCCTGACAAAGATCGTTCACCTTTCAAAATGTTGTTCGTTAAGTATTCCGATAATCAAGTTGCGATTGAATCATTAAATAATTTCGTTGCATTGAGAGAATCATGGGGAGAACAATATCTGAAAACAGGACAGGTACATACATTTGAGGATTTGAAAGGTAAATTCAGCAGTGTGACATGTGTCAATAGTCTTGTCATTGCCACGTTCTTTGTAGAAACAAGAGAGGAATCGGAATTATATATTGATAAGGTTGTATCGAAGGTTAAAGGCCCTCAGTACTAAAATTTTTGTTGGAAATCTAAGTACTGTTGTGATATATTATGCGATACTATATATTTAAAGGAGATTAATATGGGCATAGCAAAAGAGTTGAAGACAGAATTAATTGAGGGTAATAAAGTTCACGATACCGACACGGGTTCTCCGGAAGTACAGGTTGCTTTATTGACGGAACGGATAAAACATCTGAGTGATCATCTGAAAGAGCACAAAAAGGACCATACGTCCAGGCGTGGGTTACTTATGATGGTTGGTAAAAGAGCAAGGTTGTTGAAATATCTTAATAGAAAAAATGAAGAAGGTTATAAGAGCCTGATAAAGAAGTTGGGCATACGTCGTTAAATAGGTTGGTGAAAGGATTTTATAGTGAAAAATATAGTTGAAGAGACGATTGGCGGAGAGATTATGAGCATCGAGTCCGGCGAAGTTGCAACGCAGGCGGATGGCTCTGTTATCGTTCGTTATGGAGATACGGTCGTTCTGACTACGGCGGTATGTGGTGATCAGAAGGGAGGTGATTTCCTCCCTATGACAGTTGATTATAGAGAGAAAACTTACTCCGTAGGAAAATTTCCAGGTGGTTTTTTTAAGCGTGAAAGTAGACCTTCAAACAAGGAAATTTTAACAATGAGGATGACAGACAGGCCAATGCGTCCCCTTTTTCCAAAAGGTTATACAAATGAGGTACAAGTAATGTCTGCAGTCTTATCTGCTGATAAAGAGACCGATCCTGATGTTATTTCTATGGTTGGGGCATCTGCTGCGGTATCTATATCAGGTATGCCATTTAACGGCCCTACCGGTTCAGTGAGGGTTGGTTTAATAAATGATGAATTTGTAATTAATCCTAAAAACTCGGAACTTGAATCCAGTAGTATCAACCTGGTTGTATCCGGAACGGAAGACGCGGTAATGATGGTGGAATCTTCCGGGAAGGAGGTTTCTGAGGATAAGTTTGTTGATGCGATAATGTTTGGTTTTGAAGAGATAAAAAAGATTGTGCGTATGCAGAAAGAGTTGGTTGCAAAATGCGGGAAGGAGAGACAGGAACATGAGGAGCCAACGCTGGATACCGCGCTTTATGATGACATAAAGGCAAAGGCGTATGAAGAGATCAAGGTGAAATCTTTAGTCAAAGGTAAGCATGCCCGTAAAAAAGCTATAAAAGAAGCGCGTACCAAATTTATTGAAGAGTATTGCACCGAAGAAGACGAAGAAGGTAAAGAGGATAGGGTAAAGGAAGTTTATGGAGCTCTTGTAGAAGCGGCAGTGCAGGAACAAATTATTAATGAGAAGACAAGAATTGACGGTAGAGGTCTCACTGATATAAGGCCCATTACAAGTAAGGTTAGTTTTCTGCCGAGGACCCATGGCTCTGCCCTGTTTACCAGGGGAGAAACTCAGGCGCTTGTTGTGGCAACGCTGGGAACATCAATGGATGAACAGCGTGTAGATGGTCTGGTAGATGGTTATACGAAAAAGTTTATGTTGGATTATAATTTCCCACCATTTTGTGTCGGTGAAGCGAAACCGATCCGTGGACCGGGTAGACGCGAAATTGGGCATGGTACTTTGGCTGAAAAGGCCCTTGAGCCAATGGTGCCAGCTTTCGAAGATTTCCCTTACACAATACGGATAGTATCTGATATTCTCGAATCAAATGGGTCTTCTTCAATGGCGAGTATTTGTGGTGGTACACTTTGCATGATGGATGCGGGGATTCCGATGAAACGACCGGTTGCGGGTATAGCAATGGGGTTGATAAAAGAGGGTGATGAGATCCGAATACTATCTGACATTTTAGGTGATGAGGACCATTTGGGGGCTATGGACTTTAAAGTTGCCGGAACAGAGGTTGGTATTACTGCCCTTCAGATGGACTTAAAGATAAAAGGTATAAGTGAGCAAATTATGAGAGATGCGCTTGCTCAGGCGAAAGAGGGCAGGATGCATATCTTAAAGGAGATGCAAACTGCTATCGAGGGGCCTCGCAGCGAGATTTCAGTTCATGCTCCAAAGCTGGTTAAAATTAACATAAATCCGGACAAGATAGGATTGGTTATCGGCCCTGGCGGAAAAAATATTAAGAAGATTCAGGAGGAATCATCGTCACGAGTGGAAATAGAAGATGATGGTACTATCGTAATTTCTGCGGCGACTCTTGAATCAGTAGAGCTTGCCAAGACATATATTAAGGGACTTACTGATGATGCTGAGGTAGGGAAGATATACAATGGAAAGATTGTTTCCGTTAAAGAGTATGGTGTCTTTGTTGAAATAATGCCGGGAAAAGAAGGCCTGGTGCACATTTCCGAACTTTCTAATGATTATATTGAGAAAGTGGAAGATGTGGTAAAAATGGGTGATGAAGTTAAAGTAAAGCTGATAGGTATAGATGATCAAAAAAGGCTGAAGTTAAGTAGAAAAGCCGCTCTTAAGGACGAAGGTACTGTTCCGACTAGTACATAAATAGTTGAATAATATTACGACTTTTTTTCTATATTAAATCATTGAATCTTGTAATAGGAAGAAACGTGAGTAAGAATATAAAATAGGTTTTTCTTAGTAAGTCATTATTTTATATTTTTGTAAGTGTACTATGTAAAATAAGGAGTTGAAATGATTAAGAAGGGTACTGTAAAGTGGTTTGATGTGAAAAAAGGCTTTGGCTTTATTCAACAGGAAGATGGAAGCGACATATTTGTTCACTACTCGAATATCTCTGGGAATGACTTCAAAGTATTAGAAGATGGAGAAAGTGTAGAATTTGAAGTTATAGACGGCCATAAAGGGTTACAAGCTCAAAATGTAACAAAAGCGGAAGAAGCAAAGACATAAATCTCTGTTTTTTATTAATATAAGCCAGGAAAGTAAATAAATATATATTCTTTCCTGGCTTATTTTTTTGGGTCTTCCTTTTTTTTACAAATTTTTAAGGCAAGCCTCTCTTCCCCGGACAAAATACGCGGGGAACTTGTGTCCGGGGAAGAGAGGTGGGTCATGTTTATGTAATGAGAGGCTTGGAAAGTATGTCAGAGAATAATTTCAATTCAGGTGAATTAAATTATCTTAATACGTTAGCTGCCGGTTTAGTTCATGAAATCAAGAATCCATTGAATGCGATAAGCATAAATTTACAATTGTTGAATGAAGATTTACAAGATCAAGACTCGGAGAGAGACAGAAAAATGTCAAACAGGGTTCAATTGTTACAGAAGGAAGTTGGCAGGTTGGATCATATTCTCAGTGATTTCCTGAGATTTGCCAAGACACCGGTACTTCATTTCGAGAAATGTGATATTAATGGCGTTATAGAAAGTGTGCTGGACTTTATTGGTCCTGAAGCCATGCAGAATTCCATCAGGATCCTTAAAAGCTTTGATACAACGCTACCTAAATGTAACCTGGATAGTAGCGTAATAAAGCAAGCCTTGCTAAATGTAATACTTAATGCGCAACAAGCGATGCCGAACGGGGGAGAGCTGATGGTAAGGACTTATCAAAACGGTGAGAATGTTTTTATAGATATTACAGATACTGGTGTTGGGGTTCAAGAAAACAAGATTGATAAAATATTTCAAGTATACTATTCAACAAAAAAAAATGGGACAGGTCTTGGGTTGCCGACTGCCAGGAGAATTATTGAAGAAAACAGAGGTACGATAAACATACGCAGTGAAGATGGTAAAGGGAGTAGTTTCTTAATAAAATTACCTGTTAATTATAAACCGGAAGCAAAATAAAATGGACGCAAGTATTTTAATCATCGATGATCAAAAAGACCAGGCTGAAGCGATAGCAGAGAGTTTGGGAAATGCAGGCTATACATGTTCAACCACTACGAGTGGCAATAATGTCGTAGATATGATCAGAAGAGATGGGATAGACGTGGTGATTACGGATTTGGTTATGCATGAGTTTGATGGGATGAGGATTTTGAAGGAAACCAAAGAGAACTCACCTGAAACAGAAGTTATTATAATAACCGGCCATGGTAGTGTTGAGAATGCGGTTACTGCCATGCAGAAAGGGGCAGCTACATATCTGTTAAAACCTATAAATATAAACCATTTAAGGGCTGTTGTGGGCAAGGTTGTTGAGAAGCAGAATATAGTAAGAAGTAATATAGAATTGCATAAACAGCTTGAAGAAAAATTTGGCTTTGCCGGTATTATAGGTAATAGCCAGCAGATGCATAGGATCTTCAGTATATTGAAACAGATTGCATCTACTACTGCGACCGTTTTGGTTGTGGGTGAAAGTGGCACGGGTAAAGAGTTAATAGCCAGGGCAATCCACTATAATGGACCACGAAAAAACAATCCTTTTGTTGAACTGAATTCTGCCGCTATTTCAGAGTCACTTCTTGAAAGCGAGTTGTTTGGGCATGAAAAAGGAGCATTTACAGGGGCTTTGCAACTGAGGAAAGGGAAGTTTGAATATGCGAATAATGGTTCTCTTTTTCTGGATGAGGTTGGTGACATGCCCCTGACAACACAGGCAAAACTGTTAAGATTGATAGAAGACGGAAGGATTGTACGTATTGGCAGTAATGAATCAATAAAGATAGATGTAAGGATTATAGCGGCTACTAATAAGGATTTGGGAGAGTTGGTTAAAGAGGGTAAATTCAGAGAAGATTTATATTTCAGGTTTAATGTTATATGTCTCAGGCTACCACCATTAAGGGAGAGGCAGGAGGATATTTTCCTGTTGATGGATTCTTTTATTAAGGAGTTCTCTAAGAAAAATGGTAAGAACATTAAAGATATAAGTCCTGAAGCCAGGAAAATTTTATTTAGGTATGACTGGCCGGGAAATGTAAGGGAACTTCGAAATTGTATTGAGAGTATGATTGTCTTTAATCAAAACGGAGTACTTGATATTGATGATATACCCGAGCATATTTATAAGAGTAATAGGACGGCTTTAACAGGGCCAGTTTTTCCTGTTGGGGTGACTCTTGATGAAATGGAAAAAGAACTGATAAAAAACACGCTGGCATATGTGGGAGGAAACAGAGGAGAGACAGCAAAGATACTGGGTATTGGAGAGAGAACGCTCTATAGGAAGCTTGAGAAGTATGGTCTGAAGTAGGTGGCAGGAGAGAGATGGCCTGAATATTGTCAGGCGGGTGTTTGTATCGCCCTGATGACAAACCTCTTTTTCGAGAGGATCTCAGAGTTTGGAGTCCTCTCGAAAAAGAGGTTTGTAGTGATTGTTAAATGTCGGGCTTAATACATATGGATGAACTTGACATTCTAAAATCTTTATGTTAGTTTTGGCTGAAGTTTAACCATTCTATTTTGTGTAAAATACTGGTAAATGTCTATGAAATATCAAGTAACTGTGAGATATGGTATTTTAAGAAATGTAGAAAAAGCTTTAACTCAAGATGCCGATTTGAGAAAGGGTGATAAGATTGTTGTTCGGTCTACCCGTGGTGTAGAATTAGGTGTCGCAATTTCACGTCCGCTGGAGTTGAATGCCGAAAGTGACATTTCCGGAATGGGTGAGGTGTTGCACAAGGTAACTGAAGAGGAAGAGAAAAAACAGGAGGAAATTGAAAAAGAAACAATCCCTTCAGAATATAGCTTTTGCCAGGAGAAAATAAAAGAACATGAGTTGCCAATGAAACTTGCCAGTGTTGAGCATCTGTTTGGAAGCAAAAAAATAATTTTTTATTTTCTGGCTAAAGGAAGGGTTGATTTCAGAGAATTGGTTAAGGATTTGGCCAAAAAATATAAAGCGAGAATTGAGATGAAACAAATCGGTGTTCGAGATGAAGCTAAGTTATTAGCCGAATATGAACATTGTGGTAGAGAGCTTTGTTGCAGGACTTTTTTGAAGAACCTGGAACCGGTTACCATGAAGATGGCTAAGAATCAGAAAGCGACTCTTGATCCATCAAAAATTTCCGGTAGATGTGGCAGGTTAATGTGTTGCTTGAGATATGAGGATGCTGCATATGAAGAAATGAAACACAAACTTCCAAGAAAAGGGACGTTAATCGCTACTACCAAGGGTGTTGGAGAAGTTGTGGATTATGATATCCTGCAACAAAAAATAACCATGGAATCAAAAGATAAAAAGTTGATTGTTGTAAAGAAAAATGAAATTTTAGAGCAAGTAAGAGGGGCTAGATCCGGTACAAAAAAAGGGTGCGGATCTGAAACCGGCTCCGGTTGCGGGAACCACAGTGGATAAAGAGATATTTTATTTAACTACGCCGATTTATTATGTGAATGATATTCCTCATATAGGTCATTCATACACGACAATAGCTGCTGATACTTTAGCAAGATATAAAAGGATGCGAGGTTATGATGTCTTCTTTTTAACAGGAACGGATGAACACGGACAGAAGATAGAAAAGGCCGCCAAAGTGAATAATGAAGATCCTGTTGAGTTAGCGGATAGAGTGGTGGATAGGTACAAAAATTTATGGCAAACACTTGATATAACCAATGATGACTTTATCAGGACCACGGAAAACCGTCATGTAGAACAGGTACAAAATGCATTTAAGAAAATGTATGAAAATGGAGATATCTATCTAGGAGAGTATGAAGGGTGGTATTGTATCCCATGTGAGAGTTTCTGGACATCAGCACAGTTGTCCCTGAATAACTGCCCGGAGTGTGGACGCTCTGTTGAAAAAATAAGAGAAAAAAATTATTTCTTCAGATTATCAAAATACCAGAATTTACTTATAGAATATTTTGAAAAACACCCGGATTTTGTTAAACCGGAGTCGAGACGGAATGAATTATTCAGAAGATTAGAGGGTGGTATAGATGATATCAGTGTGAGCAGGGCCGCAGTTGAATGGGGAGTGAATGTTCCAATGGACAATACGCATACCATTTATGTGTGGGTTGATGCCCTTTTTAATTATATAACGGCTTTAGGATTTGATGTCTCTGGAACAAGAAAGAAATATTGGCCTGCCAGAGTGCACATAATCGGTAAAGAGATATTATGGTTTCATGGAGTTATATGGCCTGCAATGTTGATGTCGTTGGGTATAGAAGTACCTCACCAAGTTTTTGCTCATGGTTGGTGGACACTTGAAGGAAAAAAAATATCAAAATCATTAGGTAACGCGATTGACCCTGTTGAGATTACGAAAACATACGGTGTAGATCCATATAGATATTTCTTGCTGAGAGAAGTCCCATTTGGACTGGATGGTAATTTTTCGTACGAAGCTATGGTTAACAGGATAAATTGTGATTTGGGGAATGATCTCGGGAATCTTCTCCATAGAACATTGACGATGATTGAAAAGTATTGTGATGGTATTGTGCCGGAACATGAGGGCCCATTATCAACCGAAGGGAAAGGATTGGCCGAGAGGTCTAAGGTGCTATGTGATGAAGTTGATCATGCAATGAACAACTTACAATTTAGTAAGGCGTTAGAGTCAATATGGGAATACATCGGGCTGGTTAATAAATATGTGGAGATTTCAAAGCCATGGGTCTTGGCAAAAGAATTAAGCACGAAAAACAGGCTTAATGAAGTCCTATACAACCTTGCCGAATCGATAAGAGTAGTTTCGCTGTTTGTTTTGCCATTTATGCCAAACGTAGCTGCTGAGATGAGCAAGCAGTTGGGGTTGTCTTCAGATGACAAATCATCTGGGAATAATTTTACGTGGGGAGGGATGCGTCCCGGGACCAGAGTGTGTAAAGGCTCTCCGGTATTTCCCAGGTTTGAATATTCTGTAGAGAATTAGAGCTCGGCTAATGCCGTCCATCCGGTTAAGAATAAAAATTGTTTATCTTCGGATCCAGGAATGAAATATGAGTAAAAAGAATGTACATGACACGTGGAAAAAACTTCAAGGATTAGTTAATAAAGATTGTCGCTATTCAATGCAATCATATCAATTCATTTTTGAAGCACTTGATTATACCGTTTCTCAGCTTGGTAAAAAATACAATAGTTCAATAGAGCAAGAACGTCATGTCACCGGGCAGGAACTTTCGGAGGGGATTAAACAATTTGCAATGGAAAAATTTGGCTATATGACAAGGATTGTTTTTGAACAGTGGGGTATAACTAAAAGTGGTGATTTTGGAGAAATAGTTTTTAATTTGGTTGAAAGTGGATTAATGGGTAAAACAGAAACGGACTCTTTAGATGATTTTAAGGAACTTTACGATTTTTATATAGAATTTGATGAAAAATTTAAAATTGAAGGAGATTTTGACTTTTCATACTCTTGGGATTTTTTAAAGTATAGTGGATAAGGAATTACTCTTCTAAGTCTAAGTTGCGTCTTTGACACAACGGTAACCAACGTTGTTGTCCTTGCCAATCGGGACGCTGCAGCTTCTATAGGAACAGC
This portion of the Candidatus Scalindua japonica genome encodes:
- a CDS encoding cold shock domain-containing protein is translated as MIKKGTVKWFDVKKGFGFIQQEDGSDIFVHYSNISGNDFKVLEDGESVEFEVIDGHKGLQAQNVTKAEEAKT
- the pnp gene encoding polyribonucleotide nucleotidyltransferase is translated as MKNIVEETIGGEIMSIESGEVATQADGSVIVRYGDTVVLTTAVCGDQKGGDFLPMTVDYREKTYSVGKFPGGFFKRESRPSNKEILTMRMTDRPMRPLFPKGYTNEVQVMSAVLSADKETDPDVISMVGASAAVSISGMPFNGPTGSVRVGLINDEFVINPKNSELESSSINLVVSGTEDAVMMVESSGKEVSEDKFVDAIMFGFEEIKKIVRMQKELVAKCGKERQEHEEPTLDTALYDDIKAKAYEEIKVKSLVKGKHARKKAIKEARTKFIEEYCTEEDEEGKEDRVKEVYGALVEAAVQEQIINEKTRIDGRGLTDIRPITSKVSFLPRTHGSALFTRGETQALVVATLGTSMDEQRVDGLVDGYTKKFMLDYNFPPFCVGEAKPIRGPGRREIGHGTLAEKALEPMVPAFEDFPYTIRIVSDILESNGSSSMASICGGTLCMMDAGIPMKRPVAGIAMGLIKEGDEIRILSDILGDEDHLGAMDFKVAGTEVGITALQMDLKIKGISEQIMRDALAQAKEGRMHILKEMQTAIEGPRSEISVHAPKLVKININPDKIGLVIGPGGKNIKKIQEESSSRVEIEDDGTIVISAATLESVELAKTYIKGLTDDAEVGKIYNGKIVSVKEYGVFVEIMPGKEGLVHISELSNDYIEKVEDVVKMGDEVKVKLIGIDDQKRLKLSRKAALKDEGTVPTST
- a CDS encoding PHP domain-containing protein, giving the protein MKLENEINKSFLEMSKRPIGARFFKADLHFHTPASEDARGRNKYNFNPYNIKYPPKKGNEQTYYKNIKQKQNDILFNSREVAEKIIQRFLEENLSLVAISDHNSIGTIWAYPESTKKTMDLTAPTWYEIIDDAAQKANEKAGKIVLTILPSVEISCTGVHILAVFPPTTPRRSNHFIICQLLNEIGFKIEEWGKNPKVGKRSLIDAVNLIKRKGGIPCLAHIDGSDQATLQLYKLKSGAMKNVFYNKNLSAVEIVNPGKFSKLDKTLKVSVKNLIDSLRRKKNLTPLAYFQGSDAHDYKTIGKRYAYVKMTEPSFEGLENCIHNPSTRVRISTTFSPVQSGLFVYGVEIDSKQFGKQLVRFNRHLNCITGKKETGKSNICQAMKSAVNKDFIKPGSKVKLFVEIMKDAKSSYKCFTRNNNGDDPFLFTSTDDGKILRKDNIDNWQKSPVKVNFYNPDRINEIIASRKKLEEFLVNNFGVDKKEGIKKFNEKYTTSGFLDPKKEELLFLEKNGHLKLFLNINWKKGETRRMEFQKLRRSLKRTVMIMMIIMNDRFGPVIIDSPEESIDNIDISDFLVPIIIKHKDFRQIILFTSNPTIAVNSDPENFILLEPKSITKTKITSGFSIEKSDKKDEVINILEGGVSSYDKRSGHYHLGLHQGR
- a CDS encoding DUF6599 family protein, giving the protein MSKVKAKQGFTNYKIRLVVQALIFAAFICLLIFADPVAEKDGMVDVFLRMSPLSAIGAMVAAKEFILRYWPAFIILAASLFLGRFFCGWVCPLGTTLDVTDGLLKKQRKRVSHKIYDGKRLKYYILAFLLLSLFIGHQMVGWFDPISIATNAYTVVIHPYFVSLINSLFNFLHKIYFISFVSDPVHALLKEALFALHAPFFRGHLVFLIVLSVIILLGLFYKRYWCRNLCPLGALFALLSGWSIFNRVVGESVCDSCDRCNVDCKMGAIDETGMKTQAGECVLCMKCQEICHTSAVRFTGKQPPAQDIPVNLTKRGFVAACVSSAVITPLLSMNFRKKKNQGNLGIIRPPGSVPEDEFQAKCVRCGECMRVCKTNGLHPTILEAGLSGVWTPQLMPRIGYCAHDCVLCTKVCPSGAITRLSKEKKQRLAIGKARIDRNRCIPWVGYARLPDLDKSWEDVSCGVCEEVCPVPTKAIHFNTYVHGNGKEIRRVYVREESCIGCGFCEKVCPVNGRSAIVVEGIQPQVMTREIEIIEKEIFPATIDQWKMEERSKVYAGKDKLFEYINGGAEVYLSYSFIQVSTAIYVNKDSGSSVKIDIWEFGSSDDAYGVFAKDRAGKGVNIGNEASLYDNYLWVWKERYFITVEPYNGSVSPDDVTFVGTSVAGNFPAGKVSLPYIFRYLPEYGYVQGSSRYFHKKIILDNLYIFGRFIEKNVFNLSVQTDAVVAGFKPDKDRSPFKMLFVKYSDNQVAIESLNNFVALRESWGEQYLKTGQVHTFEDLKGKFSSVTCVNSLVIATFFVETREESELYIDKVVSKVKGPQY
- the rpsO gene encoding 30S ribosomal protein S15 → MGIAKELKTELIEGNKVHDTDTGSPEVQVALLTERIKHLSDHLKEHKKDHTSRRGLLMMVGKRARLLKYLNRKNEEGYKSLIKKLGIRR